From the Odocoileus virginianus isolate 20LAN1187 ecotype Illinois chromosome 20, Ovbor_1.2, whole genome shotgun sequence genome, the window CATGACCAGCTCTCCTGGTTCTCTCTTTGCAGATGGCAGATAGTGGACTTCTTGACCTCCATAACTGCATAAGCCAATACCTGTAATAAGTCTCTTCTTACCTATATACATCTTACGGGTTCTGTTTCATACATCAAAGTCACATGGGATGACGTGAACAGCGCATAGCTCTGGGAGATACTCAGTGAGCTAACCTCTAGGTCTGGCCTGCTTGCTGGGGTAACACCATCCCACAGGTCCCTCCCCATGGGAActtgggaggggaagaggagccTTGGAGGGGAAGCAGACAGAAGCATGGGACACTCACCTCTGGAAGGAGGCCACTCGGTCTTTCAGAGACTGCACGAAGGGGAGGATCCAGTGGTGGCGCAGAACCACGCTCTGGGACAGGCTGAGGTGGAAGGCTTCCATCCTCACTAGCCGGGGGACATATGTCTGCGCGTGGCACAGCAGTGCGTCAAGCAGGTCCAGGAACTCCTCCCTGGCTTCATCTGGAGGGGAAGAGTGGAGAGGGTGGGCCATTCTCTTAGCAGGATGGCCACATGATGGCCAGGAGCAGAGAAAGGCTAGATTTTAAACCTAAACTCTAGGTTTTAAGAGAAAGTTACTTTGAGAGCAGCCTacatcttgttgttgtttagtcgctaagccacgtctgactctttttgaccccatggactgtagcccaccagggtcctctgtccatgggattttccaggcaagaatactggagcaggttgacatttccttctccaggggatcttcctgacccagggatcaaacctgtgtcttgtatactggcaggtggattctttaccactcagtcacctGGCAAGCCCAGCCAATGTCTATGTATTctaatcatattttaatatgtatttatggtTATAGAATACACATatagcttgctccttggaagaaaagttatgaccaacctagacagcatattaaaaagcagagaaattactttgccaacaaaggtctgtctagttaaagctatggtttttccagtagttatgtatggatgtgagagttggactataaagaaagctgagtgccgaagaactgatgcttttaaactacggtgttggagaagactcttgagagtcccttggactgcaaggagatccaaccaatccatcctaaaggaaatgaaccctgaatattcattggaaggactgatgttgaagctgaaactccaatacttgggccacctgatgcaaagaactcactcatttgaaaagaccctgatgctggcagagattgaaggcaggaggagaaagggacaaaagaggatgagatggttggatggcatcatggactcaatggacgtgagtttgagtaagctccaggagttggcgatggacagggaggtctggcatgctgcagttcatggggtcgcaaaaaggtggacatgactgagcaactgaactgaactgaactgatacatatacatacatatgctttttgaaaagaatttgagtaaaaagagaaatatgtgaCAGAGAAAGCAGGGGTCCTTTAAGTCCACATCTAAAGCAGGGGTATCCAAGCCACTGTGATCACACGTGCCATTAATCAAACAAGCTTGCACACATACCTACAGTAAATGtgcatttattaataaattacaaGCATGCGTTCCACTGCAAAATTATGTTATAAAATGGACACTCTGCAGAACAGAAACTTAAAAAGTTGAGATAaagagaaatacattaaaaagtcttaatgcttttctttctaaGAGGTCACCTTGATCTCTCCCTCAGGGTACAGACCCCACTTTCAAGACCACTACTCTAGAGGCAAAGACTGTCAAACATGATGCTTATTTCCCTAGCTTTTCTCAGTGCTGTgccaatgtatatattttattttttaaaaaagatgagggCATGCAGCTCTTCCCCGAGCTTTCTCCATATAACACTACATGTTGGACAGCCTTCCTCTCATTACAGAAGGCAAGCTCATGATTACGGCTCCACAGTAACCCATCCTTAGATTAGAAACAGTGCGTTTCTTTAATCAGACATTTATTAGACATCTAGAATCTCCTGACAGACATGTAGAATGTTCCTAATTGTTTATAAAGACGAAGAACACAAGAAGGACAGCACTGTATGTTCACAGATCTGTTTTTTAAGCCAAATATATGACTAGAGCTCCATGGTTAATAATCTGCTCACATCTGATGAGTTACTCAATTTGCCCAGATGCCCTGTGGAATGAAAgtgccacaactgagcaactttcactttaggacgtccccagtggctcagacggtaaagcgtctgcctccaatgctagagacctgggtttgatccctgggttggggagatcccctgcagaaggaaatggcaacccactctagtgggtttggaaaatcccatggatggaggagcctggtaggctacagtccacagggttgcaaagagtcagacatgactgagcgacttcacttcacttcctgtgGAATAGGGAATATAGAGAATCATTCCCATTCTGTGGATGGGAAAATGGAGGTTCTAAGAGTTTACCTGATCTAACACAAAGTAGTAAGAGTCACCACGTGCTCTGTGTATTGTGCTAAGAACTTGACactgattatctcatttaatcatcacagaaGTCCTAGAGGTATTTTACTGTCCCCATATAGGTATTACTaccatccccattttagagatgaggaaactgggggtCTGAGAACTCCAACAACTTAACTAAGGGGCACCCAGAGTAGTGGGTAATGGAGGGAGGTCAGATTCTGAAGCCTGGGCTTTTGATGCCTGCCACTCACTCTTTAGGGCTAGGGTGGGGTGGGACTTGAAGCCAGTACACCTATAGCCCTCTTAGAAACAAAGGACCAGCTACAGTTGCACTGTGCGATGGCCCTGACACTCTGTCCTAGACCCTCCCTTGGTCACATCCCCACAAGCAGGGAGAACAGTATACACAGGGttaataaaaaaaagtatttcaggcAATGAATTCAAAACTAAAATCAAGTGTAACAGAAAAATTCCCTAGTTCTTGAAACTTGTCCTCTCTCTGTTGAGTCAGAGGTTGAGGTCTCTGGCTTCCTCCTGGTTGGGGCCAGCCTCCTCCCATAAGAGGCACCTGTCGGTGTCAGCCACATGTCTCTCAGGCATTACTTACAAGGTACGTAGACATGGGTGGCCCAGTTGCCACGCTCGTGGGGAAATGTGCGCACCCGGCCCCCATGTTTTGCACTATCATCCATAGGCCCCTCCTCAGTGCCAGGGAACATGTGCAGCACACTGTCGGGTACTGGCAACCTCTGGCTGGGAAGGGGGCTCTGGCGCCtgcaagaggaaagaaaataagccCGTTAGCTTCCTACATTGCCTATGTCTGTACGCATGAGGAAAGTTGTAACCCCACGTACAGGGTAACTCTGCATGTCTATTTCTCACCAGGTACTATGCACAGCTTCTAGATAACGACAAGCTCTTTCGCCAATACTCTTTCATTCGTGTCTCCCAACAAAGTtacgttttttccagtagtcatgtacagatgtgagagttggacattaaagaaggctgagtgccgaagaattgatgctttcaaactgtggtgctggagaagactcttgaaagtcccctggactgcaagatcaaaccatcaatcctaaaggaaatcaactgaatattcattggaaggtctagtgctgaagctaaagttccaatactatggccacctgatgtgaagagctgattcactggaaaagaccctgatgctgggaaagaataagggtgggaggagaaggggatgaattggttggatggcatcaccaactcaatggacatgagtttgagcaagcttggggagatagtgaaggacaaggaagcctggggtgctgcttggggtgcagtccatggggttgcaaagcatcggacacgactgagagaacaACGCTCCTGGAAGCAGACTTTGGAAGGAACGTGGTCCCCATGGGAAACAAAGGAGCAGGTGGCAACATGTGGAGGCCTAGCTGGACAGGCCTGAGCCAGACTGACACTTCCTAGCTCTGTGGTCTTAGGCAAGTCATATGCTCTCTGTGGACCTccgtttcctcatccataaagtgaGATGAACCAACATGCTACATGAAAAGCACTCAGCAGGTACCAGGCCTGGCAATTAAGAACCGAAGCTCCTCCACAAAGTAGGAGACTTCCTACTTTGCTCACTGCTGAGTACCCAGTTCCCAGCTTGGCGCGGAGAGAGTACtccatgaatatttattagaTTAAAGAAAACACTTTCCAAATGGGGAAACAGACCTACGGTGGTACAGTGGTGCGTGCCAGGAGACAGAGTGGGCCGGCGCCCGAGGCTGGGCCCAAACCCACCCCGTTTCCTGCCTCCTAACCTTGACCCAGCCAGGTAGGGGCACACCGGGGCTCGATCTggatcctccccccccccccccccccaccccgtgcccCTTTTCATTCCCTCGCGAGCAGCCCCGGACCCTCCCCAATCACCCTTCCCCAGAAAGACTTCATCGCTCCTCACCGACTGCGGCCTTCAGCCCCCGGCCGAACCCGGGCCCCGGCCTCGGCCTCATCCTCCGAGCCGCTGCTGCTGTAGCCCACGAGGAGCACCGCACTCATGaggcacccccccacccaccttcACGACCGCACAGAGGGTCGGCAAGCAATCTCACCGCACCCGGAATTCCTCTGTGCCGGAAGTGCTCTCCCGGGGGCGGGGCACAAATTAGCACCGCCTCGGGGCGGGGTGCGGGGGCGGGGCCCGGCAGGAAGGGAGCAAAGATTGTACCCACCCAGACCACGCTGCATGCCTGCTGGCCTCGCTGTGACCGCTCCCTCGGAGCCTCCTGTCACGGCCATCCTCCGTGTGCCCATTTCAGAGATCGTTCTGGGTCCTGACCTCTCTGTTCGCTGCTCAGTCTGCAGCAGCTCGGGACCTCCCGGCAGCCGATGGTCCCTGGGTCAGAGGTCAGAGCGTTAGACCCAGCGGAGATCCTTGCCCTAGCCGTCCGGACGGGGGTCAGAGGTCCCGGGGCCCCTTCCTCAAGCCCCGCCCAAAGTCCGAGCTC encodes:
- the USB1 gene encoding U6 snRNA phosphodiesterase 1 isoform X2; this translates as MSAVLLVGYSSSGSEDEAEAGARVRPGAEGRSRRQSPLPSQRLPVPDSVLHMFPGTEEGPMDDSAKHGGRVRTFPHERGNWATHVYVPYEAREEFLDLLDALLCHAQTYVPRLVRMEAFHLSLSQSVVLRHHWILPFVQSLKDRVASFQRFCFTADRVKIYTNQEKTRTFVGLEVTSGHAHFLDLVAEVDRVMEEFDLSTFYQDPSFHISLAWCVGDACLQMEGPCLQELQGIVDEFEDSEMLLRAYAEQIRCKSGNKFFSMPLK
- the USB1 gene encoding U6 snRNA phosphodiesterase 1 isoform X1 — encoded protein: MSAVLLVGYSSSGSEDEAEAGARVRPGAEGRSRRQSPLPSQRLPVPDSVLHMFPGTEEGPMDDSAKHGGRVRTFPHERGNWATHVYVPYEAREEFLDLLDALLCHAQTYVPRLVRMEAFHLSLSQSVVLRHHWILPFVQSLKDRVASFQRFCFTADRVKIYTNQEKTRTFVGLEVTSGHAHFLDLVAEVDRVMEEFDLSTFYQPRSLKPRCHHGQFLDPSFHISLAWCVGDACLQMEGPCLQELQGIVDEFEDSEMLLRAYAEQIRCKSGNKFFSMPLK
- the USB1 gene encoding U6 snRNA phosphodiesterase 1 isoform X6, with amino-acid sequence MSAVLLVGYSSSGSEDEAEAGARVRPGAEGRSRRQSPLPSQRLPVPDSVLHMFPGTEEGPMDDSAKHGGRVRTFPHERGNWATHVYVPYEAREEFLDLLDALLCHAQTYVPRLVRMEAFHLSLSQSVVLRHHWILPFVQSLKDRVASFQRFCFTADRVKIYTNQEKTRTFVGLEVTSGHAHFLDLVAEVDRVMEEFDLSTFYQPRSLKPRCHHGPLLPHQPGLVRG
- the USB1 gene encoding U6 snRNA phosphodiesterase 1 isoform X4; its protein translation is MSAVLLVGYSSSGSEDEAEAGARVRPGAEGRSRRQSPLPSQRLPVPDSVLHMFPGTEEGPMDDSAKHGGRVRTFPHERGNWATHVYVPYEAREEFLDLLDALLCHAQTYVPRLVRMEAFHLSLSQSVVLRHHWILPFVQSLKDRVASFQRFCFTADRVKIYTNQEKTRTFVGLEVTSGHAHFLDLVAEVDRVMEEFDLSTFYQPRSLKPRCHHGQFLDPSFHISLAWCVGDACLQMEGPCLQELQT
- the USB1 gene encoding U6 snRNA phosphodiesterase 1 isoform X3; its protein translation is MSAVLLVGYSSSGSEDEAEAGARVRPGAEGRSRRQSPLPSQRLPVPDSVLHMFPGTEEGPMDDSAKHGGRVRTFPHERGNWATHVYVPYEAREEFLDLLDALLCHAQTYVPRLVRMEAFHLSLSQSVVLRHHWILPFVQSLKDRVASFQRFCFTADRVKIYTNQEKTRTFVGLEVTSGHAHFLDLVAEVDRVMEEFDLSTFYQPRSLKPRCHHGQFLDPSFHISLAWCVGDACLQMEGPCLQELQRSLRPAAEHHLGAY